In Mycolicibacterium alvei, a single window of DNA contains:
- a CDS encoding DUF2191 domain-containing protein: MTKRLIDIDDALLAAAQRELETTGIADTVRSALRLASTRSARVRQADWLAAGGLSALAQRRDRDEVWR; encoded by the coding sequence ATGACCAAGCGGCTGATCGACATCGATGACGCGCTACTGGCCGCTGCTCAGCGAGAGCTCGAAACGACTGGAATCGCGGACACCGTCCGGTCGGCATTGCGTCTCGCATCAACACGATCGGCCCGCGTGCGGCAGGCGGATTGGCTCGCCGCCGGCGGACTGTCCGCCCTGGCGCAGCGACGTGACCGGGACGAGGTATGGCGCTGA
- a CDS encoding TetR family transcriptional regulator: MSRPAVPTVTHLHDAQGRRIRTQRRVFGAATQLLDAHNDVSVPALAARAKLAPAALYAHFPCIEVVFAELYLDRVIQLPLDVDPAAGATSRVVEQLTALTLLMADEPRLARACTHALMSTDDEIVYDVRGRIAAEVTRRISTALGGGAWPEVLATLESVFWGALLQAQSGAMSYRQMARQLETMVSLIVPGG; encoded by the coding sequence ATGTCCAGGCCAGCAGTGCCTACGGTCACCCATCTCCACGACGCACAGGGTCGACGCATCCGCACGCAGCGTCGTGTCTTCGGTGCGGCAACACAACTTCTCGACGCGCACAACGATGTCTCGGTGCCGGCCCTGGCCGCGCGCGCGAAGCTGGCACCCGCCGCGCTCTACGCACACTTCCCATGCATCGAGGTGGTATTCGCCGAGCTCTACCTGGACCGGGTCATTCAGCTGCCGCTCGACGTCGATCCCGCTGCCGGTGCGACCAGCCGAGTCGTTGAGCAGCTCACGGCACTCACGCTGTTGATGGCCGATGAACCTCGCTTGGCACGTGCCTGCACTCACGCCTTGATGAGCACCGATGACGAGATCGTCTACGACGTGCGCGGGCGGATCGCCGCAGAGGTCACCCGCCGCATCTCGACGGCCCTGGGCGGCGGAGCCTGGCCGGAGGTACTCGCCACCCTGGAATCGGTGTTCTGGGGCGCACTGCTGCAGGCACAATCCGGCGCGATGAGTTACCGGCAGATGGCCCGTCAGCTCGAGACGATGGTCTCGTTGATCGTGCCCGGCGGCTGA
- a CDS encoding amino acid permease: MTSSATAGRDVSDRFGDHDDLAEFGYDQQLHRRLGKFESFAAGFSFVSILTTIFQLFGLGFGFGGPAFFWTWPAVFLGQFLVALCFAELAARYPISGAIYQWSRRMGGEVIGWFGGWFMILAQIVTASAAAIALQVVLPTIWSGFQVIGEDPALTSPSGAANAVLLGTVLLVLTTTINCLGVKWMSRVNSAGVICEIVGVIAVIGVFFTHAQRGPQVVFDTGHAGGQPGYVWAWIMSGLMAAYVMVGFGSAGELAEETRNPRRVAPRTIRMALSVSALGGGLMILGALMAAPSLTDGRLATEGLPYVLDTVLSSPWGTVLLVDVCIAITICTLAIQTAASRLMFSMARDGRLPASAILSKVNSRTGTPIWPSVLIGLLCIGVLLVNVGNSAIFATLASVCIILIYLAYLMVTAPLLYRRIKGWPAQRNQVDAEGLPLFSLGKFGIAVNVLAVLYGTVMIVNLGWPRAEIFNPGGDMPILQWAGPLSIAAAIVLGALCFPRGKTHPKPVTIGAC, from the coding sequence ATGACCAGCAGCGCTACCGCGGGACGCGATGTGTCCGACCGTTTTGGCGACCACGACGACCTGGCCGAGTTCGGTTACGACCAGCAGTTGCACCGTCGGCTCGGCAAGTTCGAATCTTTTGCCGCGGGCTTCTCGTTCGTGTCCATCTTGACCACGATCTTCCAGTTGTTCGGCCTGGGATTCGGCTTCGGTGGTCCCGCCTTCTTCTGGACGTGGCCCGCGGTGTTCCTCGGCCAGTTCCTGGTGGCGCTGTGCTTCGCCGAACTGGCCGCGCGCTACCCGATCTCGGGGGCCATCTACCAATGGTCCCGCCGGATGGGCGGCGAGGTGATCGGCTGGTTCGGCGGCTGGTTCATGATCCTGGCCCAGATCGTCACCGCCTCGGCCGCGGCGATCGCGCTACAGGTGGTGCTCCCCACGATCTGGTCCGGCTTCCAGGTCATCGGCGAGGACCCGGCCCTGACCTCACCGAGCGGGGCGGCCAACGCGGTCCTGCTCGGCACGGTGCTGCTGGTGCTCACCACCACGATCAACTGCCTTGGCGTCAAATGGATGTCGCGGGTCAACAGCGCGGGGGTGATCTGCGAGATCGTCGGTGTCATCGCCGTCATCGGAGTGTTCTTCACCCACGCACAGCGTGGACCGCAAGTGGTGTTCGACACCGGTCACGCCGGAGGGCAACCCGGCTATGTCTGGGCCTGGATCATGTCGGGGCTGATGGCCGCCTACGTCATGGTCGGCTTCGGGTCGGCGGGCGAGTTGGCCGAGGAGACCCGCAATCCCCGCCGGGTCGCGCCCCGCACCATCCGGATGGCGTTGTCGGTCTCGGCGCTCGGTGGCGGGCTGATGATTCTGGGTGCGCTGATGGCCGCCCCGAGCCTGACCGATGGCAGGCTGGCCACCGAGGGACTGCCGTACGTACTCGACACCGTGTTGTCCTCACCGTGGGGAACGGTGTTGCTGGTCGACGTGTGCATCGCGATCACCATCTGCACCTTGGCAATTCAGACCGCAGCTTCCCGACTGATGTTCTCGATGGCCCGCGACGGACGGCTGCCGGCATCGGCGATCCTGTCGAAGGTCAACAGCCGCACCGGAACCCCGATCTGGCCGTCGGTGCTCATCGGTCTGCTGTGCATCGGCGTGCTGCTGGTCAATGTCGGCAATTCGGCGATCTTCGCGACCCTGGCCAGCGTCTGCATCATCCTGATCTACCTGGCCTACCTGATGGTGACCGCGCCACTGCTGTACCGACGCATCAAAGGCTGGCCTGCTCAACGCAACCAGGTCGACGCCGAAGGGCTACCGCTGTTCTCGCTCGGCAAGTTCGGCATCGCGGTCAACGTCCTGGCGGTGCTCTACGGCACGGTGATGATCGTCAACCTCGGTTGGCCCCGAGCCGAGATCTTCAACCCCGGAGGGGACATGCCGATCCTGCAGTGGGCCGGTCCGCTGAGCATCGCGGCCGCGATAGTCCTCGGCGCACTCTGCTTCCCCCGCGGCAAGACCCACCCCAAACCCGTCACGATCGGAGCCTGCTGA
- a CDS encoding urea amidolyase associated protein UAAP1 codes for MTTATTAGARDHARAQAGTLTDSMPVVPASAWPTPPRNVSPEQLTWAETIPGGRYTSKVLARGTRMRLRDVDGTACAHVLLWRADAPWERLNVADTVKVPWQAYLSTGHPLLSDQGRVLATLVSDTSGHHDALCGTSTLTGNATKYGAGEVESASPAGRELLALAALKNGLTRRDVAPSVSFFHGVRVDLDGTLVSTGSAGAGTDVELVTHLPLIVAIANTAHPLDPAPQFTVGSLEVLAWSAPGDLAEIGAGVSDRDPEYQRAYLNSEDVWSAR; via the coding sequence ATGACCACTGCAACCACCGCCGGCGCCCGCGATCATGCCCGGGCCCAGGCCGGGACACTCACCGATTCGATGCCGGTCGTACCGGCCTCGGCGTGGCCCACACCGCCGCGGAACGTGTCTCCTGAGCAATTGACCTGGGCCGAAACGATTCCCGGCGGCCGCTACACCAGCAAGGTGCTGGCCCGCGGCACCCGGATGCGTCTGCGCGATGTGGACGGCACCGCGTGCGCCCATGTGCTGCTGTGGCGGGCCGACGCCCCCTGGGAGCGGCTCAACGTCGCCGACACGGTGAAAGTGCCCTGGCAGGCCTATCTTTCGACGGGCCACCCGCTACTCAGTGACCAGGGCAGGGTGCTGGCCACCCTGGTGTCAGACACCTCCGGCCACCACGACGCCCTGTGCGGAACCAGCACCCTGACCGGCAACGCAACCAAATACGGTGCGGGCGAGGTGGAGTCGGCCAGCCCCGCCGGGCGCGAACTGCTCGCGCTGGCCGCGCTCAAGAACGGGCTGACCCGCCGCGACGTGGCACCGAGCGTGTCGTTCTTCCACGGTGTGCGGGTCGACCTCGACGGCACGTTGGTGTCCACCGGGTCGGCCGGTGCCGGCACCGACGTCGAACTGGTCACCCACCTGCCACTGATCGTGGCGATCGCCAATACCGCCCATCCATTGGATCCGGCACCGCAGTTCACCGTCGGCTCGCTCGAGGTGCTGGCCTGGTCGGCGCCCGGTGACCTCGCCGAGATCGGTGCAGGAGTCAGTGACCGCGACCCCGAATACCAACGCGCCTACCTGAATTCCGAAGATGTCTGGAGTGCCCGATGA
- a CDS encoding PIN domain-containing protein produces the protein MALTARFLIDTSAAARMAHPEVSERLRPLVEAGLVATCAVLEAEALFSARSADEYAQLRADRRAAYEYLPTDDEHWQSAFDAQFRLAQAGRHRSVGISDLLTSVIASRHRLTVVHYDADFEIAASVLDFDQIWVAAPGRY, from the coding sequence ATGGCGCTGACGGCACGGTTCCTCATCGACACCAGTGCCGCCGCACGGATGGCACACCCGGAGGTGTCGGAACGGCTCCGACCGTTGGTCGAAGCGGGGCTGGTGGCCACCTGTGCGGTGCTTGAAGCCGAAGCGCTTTTCAGCGCCCGGTCGGCGGATGAGTACGCGCAGTTGCGCGCGGACCGGCGCGCTGCGTACGAGTATCTGCCGACCGACGATGAGCATTGGCAGTCGGCCTTTGATGCGCAATTCCGTTTGGCGCAAGCCGGCCGGCATCGCTCGGTGGGTATTTCCGACCTGTTGACGTCCGTGATCGCAAGTCGTCACCGGTTGACGGTGGTGCATTACGACGCGGACTTTGAGATTGCGGCATCGGTACTGGATTTCGACCAAATATGGGTGGCTGCCCCGGGAAGGTATTGA
- the atzF gene encoding allophanate hydrolase — MSKIAEIYRNIEASGRDEVFIHLRPQAEVEDEHRVALAGDGRLAGLVLAVKDNVDVAGIPTTAACPDFSYLPDADAPAVTALKAAGAVVIGKTNLDQFATGLVGIRSPYGAVRDSRRPDYISGGSSSGSAVAVALGFADIAIGTDTAGSGRVPAGLQGIVGIKATVGLVSTEGVVPACASYDCVTIFAADLATAQSAMAVMSAGAPQRPWPTDVPFAAAVTPRIAIPDTLPGLDDGWRAAFDAAVRQANDAGFDTVPIPMDDFFAAAGLLYSGALVAERWDAVGEFVSAAGSDVRLDPTVAAIITAAGSHPAADLLRDRRRVEELRVKAVAQLAGCHALMVPTAPEHPRIDEVAADPVAVNSRMGRYTNFCNLFDMCAVAVPAGTVSDGAQFGITLLAPGFHDGVIADLAARFVDGASAETWPESGGAPLTELAVFGAHLRGQPLEHQLTGRGARWAGPITTAPHYRLFALDTVPPKPGLIRVYEDGAPIVGERWLLSPAALGEFLAELPAPMLLGKVELDDGRWITGFGCDHIAPTQGRDITEYRGWLAAMA; from the coding sequence GTGAGCAAGATTGCCGAGATCTACCGGAACATCGAAGCCAGCGGACGCGACGAGGTGTTCATCCACCTACGTCCGCAGGCTGAGGTGGAGGACGAACACCGTGTGGCGCTTGCCGGTGACGGCCGACTGGCCGGGCTGGTGCTGGCGGTCAAGGACAACGTGGACGTGGCCGGCATCCCGACCACTGCGGCGTGCCCAGATTTCAGTTATCTTCCCGATGCCGACGCACCGGCGGTGACCGCTCTCAAGGCCGCCGGTGCTGTCGTCATCGGGAAGACCAACCTTGACCAGTTCGCCACCGGATTGGTCGGGATCCGCAGTCCCTATGGCGCCGTGCGGGATTCCCGCCGGCCGGACTACATCTCCGGCGGGTCGAGTTCGGGGTCGGCGGTGGCCGTCGCGCTCGGCTTCGCCGATATCGCGATCGGCACCGACACGGCAGGGTCGGGTCGCGTCCCGGCCGGACTGCAGGGCATCGTCGGAATCAAGGCCACGGTCGGCCTGGTCTCCACCGAGGGGGTCGTCCCGGCCTGCGCGAGCTATGACTGTGTGACGATCTTCGCCGCCGACCTGGCCACCGCGCAGTCGGCGATGGCCGTGATGAGTGCCGGTGCGCCGCAACGGCCGTGGCCGACCGATGTTCCCTTCGCTGCGGCGGTGACTCCCAGAATCGCGATCCCGGACACCTTGCCCGGGCTCGATGACGGATGGCGGGCCGCGTTCGACGCCGCCGTACGCCAGGCGAACGACGCGGGATTCGACACGGTCCCGATTCCGATGGATGACTTCTTCGCCGCGGCCGGCCTGCTTTACAGCGGCGCACTTGTCGCCGAAAGGTGGGATGCGGTAGGGGAGTTCGTCAGCGCGGCCGGTTCTGACGTGCGGCTGGACCCGACCGTGGCGGCGATCATCACCGCGGCGGGCTCGCATCCGGCCGCCGATCTCTTGCGGGACCGGCGGCGGGTCGAGGAGCTCCGCGTGAAAGCCGTGGCCCAGCTCGCCGGCTGTCACGCACTCATGGTCCCGACGGCTCCCGAGCATCCGCGCATCGACGAGGTCGCGGCGGACCCGGTCGCGGTGAACTCCCGGATGGGTCGGTACACGAACTTCTGCAACCTCTTCGACATGTGCGCCGTCGCGGTTCCCGCCGGCACGGTGTCCGATGGCGCGCAGTTCGGAATCACCTTGCTGGCACCGGGATTTCACGACGGCGTCATCGCCGATCTGGCAGCCCGGTTCGTCGACGGTGCCTCGGCCGAGACCTGGCCCGAGTCGGGCGGTGCGCCGCTGACCGAGCTTGCGGTGTTCGGTGCGCATCTGCGCGGGCAGCCACTGGAGCACCAGCTCACCGGGCGGGGCGCGCGCTGGGCCGGTCCCATCACCACGGCCCCCCACTACCGCCTGTTTGCGCTCGACACGGTTCCGCCCAAACCGGGCCTGATCCGCGTCTACGAGGACGGGGCACCCATCGTCGGTGAGCGGTGGCTGTTGTCCCCGGCCGCGCTGGGCGAGTTCTTGGCTGAGTTACCCGCGCCGATGTTGCTCGGGAAGGTGGAGCTCGACGACGGCCGCTGGATCACCGGTTTCGGTTGTGACCACATCGCTCCCACACAAGGTCGGGACATCACCGAATACCGGGGTTGGTTGGCTGCGATGGCGTGA
- a CDS encoding urea amidolyase associated protein UAAP2, which yields MTVTATHTLVDEIVAPRAPWSKIVRAGDVLTIVDLHGNQAVDTLFYGAEDHTVRYSAPVTITAQGNIFLSTGSVLRDSDGAPMLTIVDDEVGNHDTLGGACSQESNTLRYGHHTKHQHACVENFIGEGARWGLTKADIVSNINFFMNVPVDPDGALGIVDGLSAPGKTVSLRAEIDTLVLVSNCPQINNPCNGFDPTAVRMIVTRP from the coding sequence ATGACCGTCACCGCCACCCACACCCTGGTCGATGAAATCGTCGCGCCCCGCGCCCCCTGGTCGAAGATCGTGCGCGCCGGAGACGTGCTCACCATCGTCGACCTGCACGGCAACCAGGCTGTGGACACCCTGTTCTACGGGGCCGAGGACCACACCGTGCGCTACAGCGCCCCGGTCACGATCACGGCTCAGGGCAACATCTTCCTGAGTACCGGATCGGTGCTGCGCGACAGCGACGGTGCACCGATGCTGACCATCGTCGACGACGAGGTCGGCAACCATGACACCCTCGGCGGGGCCTGCTCGCAGGAATCGAACACCCTGCGCTACGGACACCACACCAAACACCAGCACGCCTGCGTGGAGAACTTCATCGGCGAGGGTGCCCGCTGGGGACTGACCAAGGCCGACATCGTCAGCAACATCAACTTCTTCATGAACGTCCCGGTGGATCCGGACGGCGCGTTGGGCATCGTCGACGGCCTGTCGGCTCCGGGCAAGACCGTGTCGTTGCGCGCCGAGATCGACACCCTGGTGCTGGTGTCGAACTGTCCGCAGATCAACAACCCCTGCAATGGGTTTGACCCCACCGCCGTGCGAATGATCGTGACCCGCCCATGA
- a CDS encoding FAD-dependent oxidoreductase, which produces MAYVITQNCCKDASCVPVCPVDCIRPAEGGLDSASAEMLYIDPESCIDCGACYEECPVGAIYYDEDLPGELQRFKDLNAAYFERHPLEPVTVPAPTSRAVVEAGSLRVAIVGSGPAACYAAAELIDVDGVEINLFERLPTPFGLIRAGVAPDHQHTKSVVDIFERVFTSPRFAGHFNVEVGRTINHDELLAHHHAVIYAVGAATSRRLGIDGEDLLGHHAAAEFVGWYNGHPDHAAHQFDLSGERAVIVGNGNVALDVARVLLMDRAALEATDIAQHALDALADSAIREVVILARRGIGHAAFSAGEFLALGHLDGVDVIVDPQDLPADDEYDDVETSFKLAVAREYAQRSPTPGNRRVVFRFGTTPVAIHGTDRAGGLEVGSDVRGTEVIETSLILRSIGYRGLPVSGLPYDDDSGTVPNDSGRVVPGTYVTGWIKRGPSGVIGTNRLCAEQTVAQLWADVDAGLLAREVEGRESLDALLAARGAEPLGWPGWRAIDAAERDRGVQAARPRVKFVSVEEMLSAGLRG; this is translated from the coding sequence ATGGCTTATGTGATCACGCAGAACTGCTGCAAGGACGCCAGCTGTGTTCCGGTGTGCCCGGTGGACTGCATCCGTCCTGCCGAGGGCGGGCTGGATTCCGCGTCGGCCGAGATGCTGTACATCGATCCGGAATCGTGCATCGACTGCGGCGCGTGCTACGAGGAATGCCCGGTCGGCGCGATCTACTACGACGAGGACCTGCCCGGGGAACTGCAGCGGTTCAAGGACCTCAATGCCGCCTATTTCGAGCGCCATCCGCTCGAACCGGTGACCGTACCGGCGCCGACTTCCCGCGCAGTGGTTGAAGCCGGATCACTGCGGGTGGCGATCGTCGGATCGGGTCCGGCCGCCTGCTACGCCGCCGCCGAGCTGATCGACGTCGACGGTGTGGAGATCAACCTGTTCGAGCGGCTGCCCACGCCGTTCGGTCTGATCCGGGCGGGCGTGGCACCGGACCACCAACACACCAAGTCGGTGGTCGACATCTTCGAGCGGGTGTTCACCAGCCCGCGGTTCGCCGGCCATTTCAACGTCGAGGTCGGCCGCACCATCAACCACGACGAGCTGCTGGCCCATCACCACGCGGTGATCTACGCGGTGGGTGCGGCCACCAGCCGGCGATTGGGTATCGATGGCGAGGATCTCCTCGGTCACCACGCCGCGGCCGAGTTCGTCGGCTGGTACAACGGGCATCCCGACCACGCCGCGCACCAGTTCGACCTGTCGGGCGAGCGCGCGGTCATCGTCGGCAACGGCAACGTCGCGCTCGATGTCGCCCGGGTGCTGTTGATGGACAGGGCCGCGCTCGAGGCCACCGATATTGCCCAGCACGCCCTGGATGCCTTGGCCGACAGCGCAATCCGGGAAGTGGTGATCCTGGCACGCCGCGGCATCGGGCACGCCGCGTTCTCGGCGGGGGAGTTCCTGGCTCTGGGGCATCTCGACGGGGTCGACGTGATCGTGGACCCGCAGGACCTACCGGCCGATGACGAATATGACGACGTCGAGACCTCGTTCAAGTTGGCTGTCGCGCGCGAATACGCCCAACGCAGCCCGACTCCCGGGAACAGGCGGGTGGTGTTCCGATTCGGCACCACCCCGGTCGCCATCCACGGAACCGATCGTGCCGGAGGGCTGGAGGTCGGCAGCGACGTCCGCGGTACCGAGGTGATCGAGACGTCGCTGATCCTGCGGTCGATCGGCTACCGCGGCCTGCCCGTCTCCGGGCTGCCCTACGACGACGACTCCGGGACCGTGCCCAACGACTCGGGCCGTGTCGTGCCCGGCACCTATGTGACGGGTTGGATCAAGCGCGGACCGAGCGGGGTGATCGGTACGAACCGGCTGTGCGCCGAGCAGACCGTGGCCCAGTTGTGGGCGGATGTCGATGCCGGCCTGTTGGCCCGTGAGGTCGAGGGCCGCGAGTCGCTCGATGCGCTGTTAGCGGCGCGGGGTGCCGAGCCGCTCGGCTGGCCGGGATGGCGTGCGATCGACGCCGCGGAACGGGACCGTGGCGTGCAGGCCGCACGGCCGCGGGTGAAGTTCGTGTCGGTCGAGGAGATGCTCAGCGCGGGCCTGCGCGGCTGA
- a CDS encoding acyl-CoA dehydrogenase family protein, protein MDFNLTNEQELLRDGLTKFLASRYDLASSRAAAKTGPGWQPEIWRSFADELGILGATLPEEAGGIGGGPVETMVIAQALGHALVIEPFIDTVVVAGGLLHRSGAAALLENIVAGSAIVALAATEPTSGDNWRDVSTTARRDGDEWVLDGAKIMAVSAPLATHLLVTARTSGERADTEGISLFLVDIASPPTGFTAHSYRTVDDRRASDLTFADVRLPAGALLGTEGQAWPSLELARDEGAAAVCAEAVGGMRKVLADTVEYCKQRQQFGLPIGSFQALQHRMVDMHMEVEQASAAVYLAVLNLDAEPAQRAKAVSAAKATIGRAARFVGQNSVQLHGGMGMTEELAIGHYFKRLTAVQYEFGSTDYHVARYAELTRA, encoded by the coding sequence ATGGACTTCAACCTGACCAACGAACAGGAACTGCTGCGCGACGGGCTGACCAAGTTTTTGGCCAGTCGCTACGACCTGGCATCCAGCCGGGCCGCGGCCAAGACCGGCCCCGGCTGGCAGCCCGAGATCTGGCGCAGCTTCGCCGACGAACTGGGAATCCTGGGCGCCACCCTGCCCGAGGAGGCCGGTGGCATCGGTGGCGGCCCGGTCGAAACCATGGTCATCGCACAAGCTTTGGGTCATGCCCTGGTGATCGAGCCGTTCATCGACACCGTGGTCGTCGCCGGCGGACTGCTGCACCGGTCCGGCGCCGCGGCCCTGCTGGAGAACATCGTGGCGGGTTCGGCGATCGTCGCACTGGCGGCCACCGAGCCGACGTCTGGGGACAACTGGCGTGACGTGTCCACCACCGCGCGCCGTGACGGTGACGAGTGGGTGCTCGACGGTGCGAAGATCATGGCCGTCAGCGCGCCCCTTGCCACCCACCTACTGGTGACCGCACGTACCTCGGGGGAACGCGCCGACACCGAGGGAATCTCCCTGTTCCTGGTCGATATCGCCTCGCCGCCAACGGGATTCACCGCACACTCGTACCGGACGGTGGACGACCGCAGGGCGTCGGACCTGACGTTCGCCGACGTTCGGTTGCCTGCCGGGGCGTTGCTGGGCACCGAGGGTCAGGCCTGGCCGTCGCTGGAGCTGGCCCGTGACGAGGGCGCGGCGGCCGTGTGCGCCGAGGCCGTCGGCGGAATGCGCAAGGTGCTGGCCGACACGGTGGAGTACTGCAAACAACGCCAGCAGTTCGGTCTTCCCATCGGCAGCTTCCAGGCGCTGCAGCACCGGATGGTCGACATGCACATGGAAGTCGAACAGGCTTCGGCGGCGGTCTATCTCGCCGTACTGAACCTCGATGCCGAGCCCGCGCAACGGGCCAAGGCGGTGTCGGCGGCCAAGGCCACCATCGGACGGGCCGCGCGCTTCGTCGGGCAGAACTCCGTGCAGTTGCACGGCGGCATGGGCATGACGGAGGAACTGGCGATCGGTCACTACTTCAAGCGGCTCACCGCGGTGCAGTACGAGTTCGGCTCAACCGATTACCACGTCGCCCGCTACGCAGAGTTGACGCGGGCTTGA
- a CDS encoding 5-oxoprolinase/urea amidolyase family protein yields the protein MTTLEVIRPGMATTVQDWPGRTGYWQIGVPPSGPMDDVSFRLANVAVGNPEGAPGLEATMGGPAVQFDTDTWVCVTGAPAPVTVDGTRVAQWVPVLVKAGQVLDVGMVDGPGLRVYIAMAGGLQADEYLGSASTFTLGRFGGHEGRVLAVGDKLETADAAVGTRRRILFEEQPAIGNHWYIAVTVGPHSAPEFFTRNDIHTLLNHDYQVHFNSDRTGVRLIGPKPEWARPDGGEAGLHPSNIHDNAYSVGSLDFTGDTPILLGPDGPSLGGFVCPVTVTAADRWKLGQLAPGATIRFVPVQASAAPQPATLGPGRRASIPAVFSAGGDEDDGIIAGTTSSDGTTAVTYRRIGDDNVLVEYGEMRLDLALRARAHALHHALEQHRPDGLIDLTPGIRSLQVKVDPARLPQAKLVPLLAELEASLPAAQDLVVPSRTVRLPLSWDDPSTREAIDRYMHGVRADAPWCPWNIEFIRRMNGLASVDDVHRIVYDAEYLVVGLGDVYLGAPVATPLDPRHRLVTTKYNPARTWTPENAVGIGGAYLCIYGMEGPGGYQFVGRTTQIWNHRHPLVAQGFDPEHPWLLRFFDRIQWYPVSAEELSDLRADMAAGRGQVEITDGTFSLAEHEQFLAANAEDIAVTRATMEAARGEERERWAAAGEFVRKESV from the coding sequence ATGACCACACTTGAGGTGATCCGGCCCGGCATGGCCACCACGGTGCAGGATTGGCCGGGGCGGACCGGCTACTGGCAGATCGGGGTGCCGCCGTCGGGACCGATGGACGACGTGTCCTTCCGGTTGGCCAACGTCGCGGTGGGCAATCCGGAGGGCGCTCCAGGTCTGGAGGCCACGATGGGTGGACCGGCGGTGCAGTTCGACACCGACACCTGGGTGTGTGTCACCGGTGCGCCCGCGCCGGTGACCGTCGACGGGACGCGGGTCGCGCAGTGGGTGCCCGTCCTGGTCAAGGCCGGTCAGGTCCTGGACGTGGGAATGGTCGACGGCCCGGGCCTGCGCGTCTACATCGCGATGGCCGGCGGACTGCAAGCCGACGAATACCTGGGCAGTGCATCGACATTCACCCTCGGCCGGTTCGGTGGGCACGAGGGCCGGGTGCTGGCGGTGGGGGACAAGCTCGAAACTGCTGATGCGGCGGTGGGAACCCGGCGGCGCATCCTGTTCGAGGAACAGCCGGCCATCGGTAACCACTGGTACATCGCGGTGACCGTCGGCCCGCACAGCGCACCGGAGTTCTTCACGCGCAACGATATCCACACGCTCCTCAACCACGACTACCAGGTGCACTTCAACTCCGACCGCACCGGCGTCCGGCTGATCGGGCCGAAGCCGGAATGGGCCCGCCCCGACGGCGGGGAAGCCGGACTGCATCCGTCGAACATCCACGACAACGCCTATTCGGTGGGCTCACTCGACTTCACCGGGGACACCCCGATCCTGCTCGGCCCGGACGGTCCGAGCCTCGGCGGTTTCGTCTGCCCGGTCACCGTCACTGCCGCCGACCGTTGGAAGCTGGGCCAACTCGCCCCGGGTGCCACCATCCGGTTCGTCCCCGTGCAGGCATCGGCGGCGCCACAACCCGCTACTCTCGGCCCGGGCCGCCGCGCTTCGATCCCCGCGGTGTTCTCCGCCGGCGGTGACGAGGACGACGGAATCATCGCCGGCACCACCTCATCCGATGGCACGACGGCAGTCACTTACCGCCGGATCGGGGACGACAATGTCCTGGTCGAGTACGGCGAGATGCGACTGGACCTGGCGCTGCGGGCCCGAGCCCACGCGCTGCACCACGCGCTGGAACAACACCGGCCCGACGGGCTGATCGACCTCACACCCGGGATCCGTTCGCTGCAGGTCAAGGTGGACCCGGCCCGGCTCCCGCAGGCCAAGCTGGTGCCGCTGCTGGCCGAGCTCGAAGCCTCGCTACCTGCCGCGCAGGATCTCGTGGTGCCCAGTCGCACCGTGCGGTTGCCGCTGAGCTGGGATGACCCGTCGACGCGGGAAGCGATCGACCGCTATATGCACGGGGTGCGCGCCGATGCGCCGTGGTGTCCGTGGAACATCGAGTTCATCCGGCGGATGAACGGCCTGGCCTCGGTCGACGACGTGCACCGAATCGTTTACGACGCCGAGTATCTGGTGGTCGGGCTCGGTGACGTCTACCTGGGAGCACCGGTGGCCACGCCGCTGGATCCGCGTCACCGTCTGGTGACGACCAAGTACAACCCGGCGCGGACCTGGACCCCGGAGAACGCGGTCGGTATCGGTGGGGCATACCTGTGCATCTACGGGATGGAGGGACCGGGCGGATACCAGTTCGTCGGCCGCACCACCCAGATCTGGAACCACCGTCACCCGCTGGTGGCCCAAGGCTTCGATCCCGAACACCCCTGGCTGTTACGGTTTTTCGACCGCATCCAGTGGTATCCGGTGTCCGCCGAGGAGCTGTCGGACCTGCGCGCCGATATGGCCGCCGGACGCGGTCAGGTCGAGATCACCGACGGAACATTCTCGCTTGCCGAGCACGAGCAGTTCCTGGCCGCCAATGCCGAGGACATCGCGGTGACCCGCGCGACGATGGAAGCGGCGCGCGGTGAGGAGCGCGAGCGTTGGGCGGCGGCAGGAGAATTCGTACGAAAGGAGTCCGTGTGA